The Synergistaceae bacterium genome contains a region encoding:
- the ftsZ gene encoding cell division protein FtsZ: MGQDQVFHVPDTFKQREHIVVIGVGGGGGNALNHIIESGVEGVDFVAANTDARALNLNMAPHKIILGEKLTRGRGAGADPLVGMDAAKESIDRIREYVSGADMVFVTAGMGGGTGTGAAPIIAETAKEMGVLVVGVVTTPFSFEMKKRYKVAQEGIAKLKEKVDALLVVENDNLLKLVEKNTKTTDAYKMADEVLRQAVQGVTDLILNPGTINVDFADVRTVMKNAGSAIMGIGVGEGENRAELAAQAAVRSPLMSVSMKGAKGVLFNVTTGPDATLAEMTHAAEIINKMADEDAMVIWGHCIDENAGGAIRITVLATGFDEAASPAKSGPQDRRQDNELPRVRLTTRRDSTLLTEADVVPSSGEDIFDGMTKTAFDQPAIYRKRQK; this comes from the coding sequence ATGGGTCAGGATCAGGTTTTTCATGTTCCCGATACGTTCAAACAGCGAGAGCATATTGTTGTTATCGGAGTAGGCGGCGGCGGCGGCAACGCTCTCAACCACATTATCGAGAGCGGAGTCGAAGGCGTGGACTTTGTCGCCGCGAATACGGACGCAAGAGCCCTGAACCTGAACATGGCTCCCCACAAAATTATTTTGGGAGAAAAGCTGACCCGGGGGCGAGGCGCGGGAGCGGATCCTCTGGTGGGAATGGACGCCGCCAAGGAGTCCATCGACCGGATACGGGAATATGTCAGCGGAGCCGACATGGTTTTCGTGACGGCGGGCATGGGCGGAGGAACGGGTACCGGAGCCGCCCCCATCATCGCCGAGACGGCGAAGGAAATGGGTGTTCTCGTGGTGGGAGTCGTCACCACGCCCTTCAGCTTCGAAATGAAAAAACGTTACAAGGTAGCTCAGGAGGGGATCGCCAAGCTGAAGGAAAAAGTCGACGCCCTTCTGGTGGTTGAAAATGATAACCTTTTGAAACTGGTGGAAAAGAACACGAAGACCACCGACGCCTACAAGATGGCGGACGAAGTGCTGCGTCAGGCCGTTCAGGGCGTGACGGATCTCATTCTGAATCCGGGGACGATCAACGTGGACTTCGCGGACGTCAGGACCGTCATGAAAAACGCGGGGTCCGCGATCATGGGAATTGGCGTCGGCGAGGGTGAAAACAGGGCTGAACTGGCGGCTCAGGCCGCGGTTCGGTCGCCGCTCATGTCCGTTTCCATGAAGGGAGCCAAGGGCGTCCTTTTCAACGTCACCACGGGGCCGGACGCCACTCTGGCCGAAATGACCCACGCGGCTGAGATCATCAACAAAATGGCCGACGAAGACGCCATGGTCATCTGGGGACACTGCATCGACGAAAACGCGGGAGGGGCCATACGCATCACGGTTCTCGCCACAGGGTTCGACGAGGCGGCCTCTCCGGCAAAGTCCGGACCTCAGGACCGGCGTCAGGACAATGAGCTTCCGAGGGTCCGCCTGACGACGCGCAGGGACAGCACGCTCCTCACCGAGGCGGATGTGGTGCCCTCCTCCGGGGAGGACATCTTCGACGGGATGACCAAAACAGCTTTCGATCAGCCCGCGATTTACAGAAAACGACAAAAATAG
- the ftsA gene encoding cell division protein FtsA, whose product MFRDPNTLVGLGVGTTKIAVIVAERDPRMRDAAQVIGIRSAPSQGIRKGLIVNLEQAIRSVRNAVRDTENMVGFKLNQAMVSFNASDVESVMTGGMVSLGRNPRPVAVDDVERVIEAAQSELSIPANKVPLHTIPVRYSIDGNFGIDDPRGMTGMRLEMELQTVTVPLPCVNNVVNCVERAGIEVEGLVLKPVASALGALTEEEMRVGVISLCIGGGTTGLTFYREGRPIKVGIIPIGGDHITNDLATVLRLPLNKAEDLKRRLFMPDSPSSPETKDSIENSVDTEEVVEVISCRLEELFAEHVQALIPEGDPRLFPGGIVLSGGVAKTAGIDTLLGDIFKMPVRIADPLDYYQMPPGCNDTSYINATGIIRYILSKERNPYSFIDPPVSQLCSGVHIRRSIGAREDDYESPRPKNRGGPNMKNIWETFKESLKELF is encoded by the coding sequence TTGTTCAGGGATCCGAATACCTTAGTAGGACTTGGCGTCGGGACTACCAAGATCGCTGTGATCGTGGCGGAAAGGGATCCCCGTATGCGCGATGCGGCTCAGGTGATAGGTATAAGGTCTGCCCCTTCTCAGGGGATACGCAAGGGACTGATCGTCAACCTGGAGCAGGCGATTCGCTCCGTGCGGAACGCCGTCCGGGATACCGAGAACATGGTGGGCTTCAAGCTGAACCAGGCCATGGTATCCTTCAACGCCAGCGACGTGGAAAGCGTGATGACCGGAGGAATGGTCTCTCTGGGGCGGAACCCCCGGCCGGTGGCGGTGGACGATGTGGAGCGCGTCATAGAGGCGGCTCAGAGCGAGCTCTCCATTCCCGCGAACAAGGTTCCTCTCCACACGATTCCGGTGCGATATTCCATCGACGGAAATTTTGGAATCGACGATCCCCGGGGAATGACGGGTATGCGTCTGGAGATGGAGCTGCAGACCGTGACCGTCCCTCTGCCCTGCGTCAACAACGTGGTAAACTGCGTGGAAAGGGCCGGCATCGAGGTGGAAGGTCTGGTGCTGAAACCCGTTGCCTCGGCCCTGGGAGCTCTGACGGAGGAAGAGATGCGGGTGGGAGTCATCTCGCTCTGCATTGGCGGCGGGACCACGGGCCTCACGTTTTACCGGGAGGGACGCCCGATCAAGGTGGGGATCATCCCCATCGGCGGCGACCACATCACCAACGATCTGGCCACCGTTCTTCGCCTTCCTCTGAACAAGGCGGAGGACCTGAAGAGACGTCTTTTTATGCCCGACTCGCCCTCTTCGCCGGAGACGAAAGACTCCATCGAAAACAGCGTGGACACGGAAGAAGTGGTGGAGGTTATCAGCTGCCGGCTTGAAGAATTGTTCGCGGAACACGTGCAGGCCCTCATTCCCGAGGGAGATCCCCGCCTCTTTCCGGGGGGCATTGTCCTGTCGGGAGGAGTCGCGAAGACGGCGGGAATCGACACGCTTCTCGGGGATATTTTCAAGATGCCGGTTCGTATCGCGGATCCCCTGGATTATTATCAAATGCCTCCGGGCTGTAACGACACCAGCTATATTAACGCGACGGGCATTATACGTTATATTTTGAGCAAGGAGCGCAATCCTTACAGTTTTATCGACCCTCCGGTGTCGCAGTTGTGCTCCGGCGTGCATATCAGGCGCTCAATCGGCGCAAGGGAAGATGACTACGAGTCACCGAGGCCGAAAAACAGGGGAGGGCCCAACATGAAAAATATATGGGAGACGTTCAAAGAGTCTCTGAAGGAGCTCTTTTAA